The Desmonostoc muscorum LEGE 12446 genome includes a region encoding these proteins:
- a CDS encoding NAD(P)H-quinone oxidoreductase subunit O: MAVKKGDMVRAIREKLENSLEAKASDSRFPSYLFDSKGEIVDLKGDYALVKFGKVPTPNIWLRVDQLEEFK, encoded by the coding sequence ATGGCAGTCAAAAAAGGCGATATGGTTCGCGCTATCCGCGAGAAACTGGAGAACAGTCTGGAAGCAAAAGCTAGTGATAGTCGCTTTCCTTCCTATTTATTTGACTCTAAGGGCGAAATTGTAGACCTCAAAGGTGATTATGCACTTGTTAAGTTTGGGAAAGTACCAACACCAAATATTTGGTTACGTGTAGATCAACTAGAAGAGTTTAAATAA
- the mdh gene encoding malate dehydrogenase gives MSFSSNSPIVCNLPRVTIVGAGRVGSTLAQRIAEKNLADVVLLDIIAGMPQGLALDLVEARGIELHNRQIIGTNNYADTSGSQIVVITAGIPRKTGMSRDDLLKTNAKIVVEAATNAIAHSPNAIFIVVTNPLDVMTYLAWQATGLPRTRIMGMAGVLDSARFETFIALELGVLPADVKAMVLGSHGDLMVPLSRYATVNGIPITELLDAATIARLVERTRNGGAEIVELMQTGGAFFAPASATSVMVESILLNQSRLLPVAAYLQGEYGLEDVVIGVPCRLGCGGIESVLELNLTDEEREALDTSAQSVRKNIERAHEILITRM, from the coding sequence ATGTCTTTTTCTTCTAACTCTCCAATTGTGTGTAATTTACCTCGTGTCACCATTGTTGGTGCAGGTAGGGTTGGCAGTACTTTAGCCCAACGCATTGCAGAGAAAAACCTGGCAGATGTGGTTTTGCTAGATATTATCGCGGGAATGCCCCAAGGTCTAGCACTGGATTTGGTTGAGGCTAGGGGAATTGAATTACATAATCGTCAGATTATTGGCACAAATAATTATGCTGATACATCTGGTTCGCAAATTGTGGTGATTACCGCAGGAATCCCCCGAAAAACAGGTATGAGTCGGGATGATTTGCTGAAAACTAATGCCAAGATTGTAGTCGAAGCGGCAACGAATGCGATCGCTCACTCTCCCAATGCCATTTTTATTGTCGTTACCAATCCTTTGGATGTGATGACTTATTTAGCTTGGCAAGCTACTGGTTTACCACGCACTCGGATTATGGGTATGGCTGGTGTGTTAGATTCTGCCCGTTTTGAAACCTTTATTGCCTTAGAATTGGGAGTTTTACCCGCCGATGTCAAAGCAATGGTATTGGGCAGCCACGGTGATTTAATGGTGCCTTTGTCTCGTTATGCGACTGTTAACGGCATTCCCATTACTGAATTGCTGGATGCAGCCACAATTGCACGTTTGGTAGAAAGAACTCGCAACGGTGGTGCTGAAATTGTGGAATTAATGCAGACGGGTGGCGCGTTTTTTGCTCCTGCATCGGCTACTAGTGTGATGGTGGAATCGATTTTATTAAATCAATCGCGGTTGTTGCCAGTGGCGGCTTATCTGCAAGGTGAATATGGTTTAGAAGATGTTGTGATTGGTGTTCCTTGTCGGTTAGGATGCGGTGGAATTGAGAGTGTGTTGGAATTAAATCTCACCGATGAAGAAAGAGAAGCTTTGGATACTTCAGCTCAATCTGTGCGGAAAAATATTGAGCGGGCACACGAAATATTGATAACAAGAATGTGA